One Paenibacillus crassostreae DNA segment encodes these proteins:
- a CDS encoding ATP-binding cassette domain-containing protein codes for MHLIIDDIVKQFAGKEVLKGASYTFEKGKIYGLLGRNGAGKTTLFNCLSGEMAMDGGKVLLEENGVVRELSEQDIGYVYSLPILPEFLTGYEFVKFFMDINRDKLHMDQSIDDYFDLMSMSVEDRHRLIKGYSHGMKNKLQMLMFLITKPLVILLDEPLTSFDIIVASEMKEMLREMKRNHILIFSTHILQLASDLCDELVVLNNGQLSAVPTELLHSEEFEQNIIKLLKDESHDENS; via the coding sequence TTGCATCTTATCATAGATGATATTGTCAAACAGTTTGCTGGAAAAGAGGTGCTCAAGGGAGCTAGCTATACCTTTGAGAAAGGGAAAATTTACGGTCTGTTGGGGCGAAATGGCGCAGGTAAAACGACGTTGTTCAACTGCTTGAGCGGAGAGATGGCCATGGATGGCGGGAAAGTGTTATTGGAGGAGAATGGAGTTGTTCGGGAGTTGAGTGAGCAGGATATCGGATATGTCTATTCACTGCCGATTCTTCCCGAGTTCCTGACAGGGTATGAATTCGTAAAGTTCTTTATGGATATTAACCGTGATAAGCTGCACATGGATCAAAGTATCGATGATTATTTTGACTTGATGAGTATGTCAGTGGAGGATAGGCACCGGCTTATTAAAGGTTACTCTCACGGAATGAAGAACAAGCTACAAATGTTGATGTTCCTCATTACGAAACCGCTCGTAATATTATTAGATGAGCCACTTACCTCTTTTGATATCATCGTTGCGTCGGAAATGAAGGAAATGTTACGAGAGATGAAGCGGAATCATATTCTGATTTTCTCCACACATATTCTGCAATTAGCCTCCGATCTATGCGATGAGTTGGTCGTGTTGAACAATGGGCAGTTGTCTGCAGTCCCGACAGAACTGTTGCACAGCGAGGAATTTGAACAAAACATTATTAAACTGCTGAAGGATGAGAGCCATGATGAGAACTCTTAA
- a CDS encoding PadR family transcriptional regulator, which translates to MSENKITSDLLRGHTDTMILRLLSEADRYGYEIVKLIAERSGGEYELKEATMYSSVRRLEADGDIEWYWGDESQGGRRKYFRITEKGKTVYARNKNNWEYAKRVLEDLL; encoded by the coding sequence ATGAGCGAGAACAAAATTACATCCGACCTGCTACGAGGACATACCGATACGATGATTTTACGGCTCTTATCCGAAGCTGACCGCTACGGGTACGAGATTGTCAAGCTGATTGCCGAACGCTCGGGTGGTGAGTATGAATTAAAGGAAGCCACCATGTACTCGAGCGTTCGTCGGCTTGAGGCGGATGGTGATATCGAGTGGTATTGGGGAGATGAATCTCAGGGCGGACGACGTAAATATTTTAGGATTACCGAAAAGGGAAAGACTGTTTACGCCCGCAACAAAAACAACTGGGAGTACGCAAAGCGTGTGCTTGAAGACTTATTATAA
- a CDS encoding pentapeptide repeat-containing protein, whose translation MNEKLTSYLNGVFAPYDGVKSAAELKDDLLTDLQERYRELKADGKDDETAFKMTIEGIGDIEETIQEVANLSRSLERQVVTNFIGSNLADSDFADVTAHKGQFKGSALHGSDFSGADLTGSTFASSDIREANFDGANLTDCSLSGLDLTNASFHKSILVRTNFSSSMLDGAKFIGVKLTDVKLNTTFLSKTIFENCIFDGVEFNSSALGGLCFDGQTFIGVKFDKSALNEVSFKGATLKNVSFPTSSWSKKYYRVIKTVCFDRAMMDKLTYASLKGMGADLSGVTII comes from the coding sequence ATGAATGAGAAATTGACCAGCTATTTAAACGGCGTTTTCGCACCGTACGATGGGGTGAAAAGCGCCGCCGAATTAAAGGACGATCTGCTCACTGATTTGCAGGAGCGGTATCGTGAACTTAAAGCCGACGGCAAAGACGATGAAACAGCGTTTAAGATGACCATTGAGGGCATCGGCGACATCGAGGAAACGATACAGGAGGTTGCTAACCTCTCCCGCTCGCTGGAGCGGCAGGTGGTGACGAACTTTATCGGTAGCAATCTAGCTGATAGCGACTTTGCAGACGTTACGGCCCATAAAGGACAGTTTAAAGGGAGTGCGCTTCACGGTTCAGACTTTTCGGGCGCAGATTTGACCGGCAGCACGTTTGCGAGCAGCGATATTCGCGAAGCAAACTTTGACGGCGCGAATCTGACGGATTGCAGCCTGTCCGGTCTTGACCTTACGAATGCAAGCTTCCATAAATCGATCCTTGTACGCACCAACTTCAGCTCGTCGATGCTAGACGGTGCAAAATTCATAGGTGTAAAACTGACCGACGTCAAATTGAACACGACCTTCCTCAGTAAAACAATCTTTGAAAACTGTATCTTTGACGGTGTGGAGTTCAATTCTTCCGCTCTGGGAGGGCTGTGTTTTGACGGGCAAACCTTTATCGGCGTTAAGTTTGACAAGTCGGCATTAAACGAAGTCTCGTTTAAAGGTGCGACACTCAAGAACGTGTCTTTTCCGACCTCTTCGTGGTCTAAAAAGTATTATCGTGTCATCAAAACCGTCTGCTTTGACAGAGCCATGATGGATAAGTTGACATATGCCTCCCTTAAAGGCATGGGTGCCGATTTGTCGGGGGTTACGATTATATAA
- a CDS encoding pentapeptide repeat-containing protein produces MNGKLTNYVNGVFSPYDGVKSVTELKHDLLTDLQERFRDLKAEGNDDETALEMTIDSIGDIEQTVQEVANISRSLERQVQINLGPIDLQESDFAGVMLHKGKFKVTALRGADFAGADLTGTSFEVSNAREANFDGANLTDCNFPITDLTDASFNKSILVRTNFSMSGLDGAKFTDVKLTDVTLTKTDLRKTIFDRCLFTGVDFKKSDLRGMHFDGQTFIGVKFDKSALNDVSFRGATLKNVSFRLPLSVTNKSYNAFKTVCFDGATMDKLTYAALKGLWVVDLSKVTVI; encoded by the coding sequence ATGAATGGGAAATTAACGAACTATGTGAACGGCGTTTTCTCACCCTACGATGGGGTCAAGAGCGTCACCGAATTAAAGCATGACCTGCTCACCGATTTGCAGGAACGGTTCCGCGATCTGAAAGCCGAGGGCAACGACGATGAAACAGCTTTGGAGATGACCATTGACAGCATCGGCGACATTGAGCAAACCGTACAGGAGGTCGCTAACATCTCCCGCTCGCTAGAGCGGCAGGTGCAGATAAACCTCGGTCCGATCGATCTGCAAGAGAGTGACTTCGCGGGCGTTATGTTACACAAAGGAAAATTCAAAGTGACCGCGTTGCGCGGAGCTGACTTTGCCGGCGCCGATTTGACCGGCACCTCGTTTGAAGTCAGTAATGCGCGTGAAGCCAATTTTGACGGAGCAAATCTGACAGACTGCAACTTTCCCATCACTGACCTTACGGATGCGAGCTTCAATAAATCGATCCTTGTACGCACCAACTTCAGCATGTCGGGACTGGACGGAGCTAAATTCACAGACGTAAAACTGACCGACGTTACGCTAACCAAGACTGACCTTAGAAAAACAATCTTTGATCGTTGTCTCTTTACCGGCGTGGATTTCAAAAAATCTGATCTGCGAGGAATGCATTTTGACGGGCAGACCTTCATCGGTGTCAAGTTTGACAAGTCTGCACTGAATGACGTTTCGTTTAGGGGAGCGACACTCAAGAACGTGTCATTCCGTCTGCCACTATCCGTGACTAACAAATCTTACAATGCCTTCAAAACCGTCTGCTTTGACGGCGCTACGATGGATAAGCTGACTTATGCTGCGCTTAAAGGCCTATGGGTCGTCGATTTGTCAAAAGTAACAGTTATATAA
- a CDS encoding ABC transporter ATP-binding protein has product MKNKSIQVIGLQKSYKQLQVLKGVDFEVEEGSVFALLGSNGAGKTTVVKILTTLLKQDSGTATVNGFDVVSQPDNVRQAISLTGQFAAVDEVLTGRENLIMIAKLRHLKNPRQVADDLLKRMGLTDAADRRASTYSGGMRRRLDIALSLVGKPQLIFLDEPTTGLDPEARIETWKIVKELADGGTTVFLTTQYLEEAEQLADQIAILHEGRIIASGTLADLKKLFPSAKVEYVEKQPTLEEIFLSIVGKKEVM; this is encoded by the coding sequence ATGAAAAATAAGTCAATTCAAGTGATTGGGCTGCAAAAGTCCTACAAGCAGCTTCAAGTCCTAAAGGGCGTAGATTTCGAGGTGGAAGAGGGCAGTGTTTTCGCCTTGCTCGGCTCCAACGGGGCGGGCAAGACAACGGTTGTCAAAATCCTCACTACGCTGCTCAAACAAGATAGCGGAACCGCCACCGTCAACGGATTCGATGTTGTGTCACAGCCCGACAATGTACGGCAGGCGATCAGTCTGACCGGGCAATTTGCCGCCGTTGACGAAGTTTTGACCGGACGGGAAAATCTGATTATGATTGCCAAACTGCGTCACCTCAAAAATCCGCGTCAGGTTGCGGACGACTTGCTTAAACGCATGGGCCTGACAGACGCTGCCGACCGCAGGGCGTCTACTTATTCGGGCGGTATGCGCCGCAGACTTGACATCGCCTTGAGTCTTGTGGGAAAACCGCAGCTTATTTTCCTCGACGAGCCAACCACTGGGCTTGACCCCGAGGCACGCATTGAGACTTGGAAGATTGTCAAGGAGCTTGCCGACGGTGGCACGACGGTATTCCTGACCACGCAGTATTTGGAGGAGGCTGAGCAGCTTGCCGACCAAATTGCCATTCTGCACGAGGGCAGGATTATCGCTAGTGGCACGCTCGCGGATCTAAAAAAGCTATTCCCATCCGCAAAGGTGGAGTATGTTGAAAAACAGCCGACATTAGAAGAGATTTTCCTCTCAATCGTCGGCAAAAAGGAGGTAATGTAA
- a CDS encoding ABC transporter permease: METAKNHFFSDMGVMLGRSMRHIFRSMDTIITVCITPIAMMLLFVYVFGGAIQTGTDNYVNYLLPGILLIAIASGISYTAYRLFLDKQRGIIERFHTMPISRSAVLWGHVLTSVVSNIISVIVIILVALIMGFRSSAGVLPWLSVAGILVLFTLALTWIAAIAGLSAKSVEGASAFSYPLIFLPFISSAFVPTESMPSVVRAFAENQPVTSIVEAIRALLSGQPVGNDIWVALAWCVGILLVAYFFAMRVYKKRV; the protein is encoded by the coding sequence ATGGAGACGGCAAAGAACCACTTTTTCAGCGATATGGGTGTTATGCTTGGACGTTCCATGCGTCATATTTTCCGCAGTATGGACACTATCATCACGGTCTGCATCACTCCGATTGCAATGATGCTACTGTTCGTCTATGTGTTTGGAGGCGCAATCCAAACCGGTACTGATAACTATGTGAACTACTTGTTGCCCGGTATCCTGCTGATTGCGATTGCAAGCGGTATATCCTATACTGCTTACCGCCTGTTTCTGGATAAGCAACGGGGCATCATAGAGCGGTTCCACACCATGCCGATTTCACGTTCCGCCGTGCTGTGGGGGCATGTCCTGACCTCGGTAGTATCCAACATTATATCGGTCATCGTAATCATTCTCGTAGCACTCATTATGGGCTTTCGCTCTTCGGCGGGGGTACTGCCTTGGCTTTCCGTAGCCGGTATACTCGTGCTGTTTACGCTGGCTTTGACTTGGATCGCGGCAATCGCCGGATTGTCTGCCAAATCGGTGGAAGGTGCAAGCGCGTTTTCCTATCCGCTTATCTTCCTGCCATTTATCAGCTCGGCATTTGTACCCACCGAATCGATGCCGTCAGTCGTTCGCGCATTTGCCGAAAACCAGCCGGTAACCTCGATCGTGGAAGCCATCCGTGCACTACTGTCAGGTCAGCCGGTGGGCAATGATATTTGGGTCGCTCTTGCGTGGTGCGTCGGGATTTTGCTTGTAGCCTATTTCTTTGCAATGAGGGTATATAAAAAGCGGGTGTGA
- a CDS encoding acetamidase/formamidase family protein — translation MIINRTIRRFGVSTGIIGMLTLALPSVGFSMPLQPTTIDKVEGDYYVTSAIENIRWGSLPNRDSSPILTVPSGSAVTFDTVSHEGLIEDQGRNPVEYFAKFGVSPDEVLDDAKVIASSAIKHDYVKDGPHIITGPVAVEGAEPGDVLKVEVLSLQTRVPYGVISNRHGKGALPNEFPENSGIQEGASATKPELYNNVSIFTPIEEINGNWYGVLPTEVGKNVRFPINPFLGVMGVAPNTSEVVSSIPPIETGGNMDINELGVGATIYYPIQVKGGLFYTGDPHFAQGDGEVALTALEASLRGTVRLTVLKNGDPSLPHSGKFTQPFAETEDYWIPIGLDPDLDEAMKESVRESIQFLSDKLDMDRAVAYAYLSAATDYEVSQVVDRTKGVHGLIRKTDFLEDVDVAMNIGGTLIKPVVHNNDFYVPIRTITELLDGTVVWDDKTRAMQINLDAKTISAQIGSDVYSINDKLVFNSNVPKVLNGQTVVPVSVINKILGAYVNWTTIDKTLTANVSLSKK, via the coding sequence ATGATTATTAACCGAACTATTAGGAGATTTGGAGTTTCAACAGGGATTATAGGCATGCTTACATTAGCTCTACCTTCAGTGGGCTTTAGTATGCCGCTACAACCAACAACCATCGATAAGGTAGAAGGTGATTATTATGTAACGTCTGCGATTGAGAACATTCGCTGGGGATCACTGCCTAATCGAGATAGCTCTCCGATTCTTACTGTACCATCAGGAAGTGCTGTAACATTTGATACGGTATCGCATGAGGGACTGATAGAGGATCAAGGGAGAAATCCAGTTGAGTACTTCGCAAAATTTGGTGTCTCACCCGATGAAGTGTTGGATGATGCGAAAGTAATTGCGTCTTCTGCGATTAAGCATGATTATGTAAAAGACGGACCGCATATTATCACTGGGCCAGTAGCCGTTGAGGGAGCGGAGCCAGGAGATGTTCTTAAAGTAGAAGTCCTTTCGTTACAAACTCGAGTTCCATATGGTGTTATTTCTAACCGCCATGGTAAAGGTGCTCTTCCGAATGAATTTCCGGAAAATTCAGGTATACAAGAGGGAGCTAGCGCAACAAAACCGGAATTATATAATAATGTATCAATATTTACACCTATTGAAGAAATCAACGGCAATTGGTATGGTGTATTACCAACAGAAGTTGGCAAGAATGTACGTTTTCCAATTAATCCGTTCCTAGGTGTTATGGGGGTCGCGCCAAACACCAGCGAAGTTGTGAGTTCTATCCCTCCAATTGAAACAGGAGGAAATATGGATATTAATGAGTTAGGTGTTGGCGCAACAATTTATTATCCAATTCAAGTTAAAGGCGGGCTATTCTATACTGGAGATCCTCACTTTGCTCAAGGAGATGGAGAAGTGGCGTTAACTGCATTGGAAGCTTCCTTAAGGGGAACAGTTCGGTTAACGGTGTTAAAGAACGGGGATCCATCGCTACCGCATAGTGGAAAATTCACGCAACCCTTTGCTGAAACAGAGGATTATTGGATTCCAATTGGACTGGACCCTGATTTGGATGAAGCGATGAAAGAATCAGTACGTGAATCGATTCAATTCTTATCCGATAAGCTTGATATGGATAGAGCTGTAGCTTATGCGTACCTATCGGCCGCAACGGATTATGAAGTATCTCAGGTCGTAGACCGAACCAAAGGAGTTCATGGACTCATTCGAAAGACTGATTTCCTTGAAGATGTTGACGTTGCAATGAATATAGGTGGTACGTTAATCAAACCGGTTGTCCATAATAATGATTTCTACGTACCGATTCGAACCATTACGGAGCTATTGGACGGTACAGTAGTGTGGGATGATAAGACTCGTGCAATGCAAATCAATTTAGATGCGAAAACTATAAGTGCTCAAATTGGTTCAGATGTGTATTCAATTAACGATAAATTAGTATTCAATAGTAATGTACCGAAGGTTTTAAATGGCCAAACCGTAGTTCCTGTTTCTGTTATTAATAAAATACTAGGTGCTTATGTAAACTGGACGACTATCGACAAAACGTTAACAGCAAATGTATCGTTAAGTAAAAAGTAA
- a CDS encoding DEAD/DEAH box helicase has translation MNIAVKLMRKFKDRDTQNKLKVYQDKADLIRKRKLEAWDDQQLQAESLRLQKEAKSGTPLDELLVDAYALVCETAKRKLGLQPYDVQIMAAIALHERFLIEQHTGEGKTLSAVMPAYLNALTGEGVHVLTFNDYLANRDAEWMGPIYRFLGLTVSSVQAGMSLFEKRETYAKDITYVTAKEAGFDYLRDTIALNEADTVHRPFHYVIVDEADSLLLDEARVPLVISGESGSSSNDGILFADVARQLQQVEHYDFDEFQRNVYLNEAGAAKAESLLGCGNLYDSHNSHLLTSLNCALHVESLFKKDVDYIVRDGKIELIEEYTGRVAENRYLPDGLQAALATKEGLQWKDGGKILGTITIQHFISLYPRICGMTATAHASAMEFEDIYVLQVVQIPPNRPNIRIDHPHRIYTHKEAKLKALVQEISSVHATGGPILIGTSSVEESDMLAEALMVADVPCHVLNAKNDAKEAEIIAKAGEIGAVTVSTNMAGRGVDIRLGKGNPTQAEVVAKLGGLYVIGTHVNESVRIDDQLRGRSGRQGDPGASVFFVSMEDELLLRFGINKAIRAPRQEEALEEPVLRSKIAHIQRVIMGQNFDIHQELNCYSDMVEDQRRILYEERLGILKGEQPMSLSEQRVRLFYIDEFWADHLAYVSYLRESIHLESLASRNPIDEFHAQISQAYEQIPAKINSEAANMLVRLGGSNDPAKWEKFGLKSPASTRTYIINDQYIQNKRSSWTTTTVFAYWLRTITRPIFKLSKF, from the coding sequence ATGAATATAGCCGTCAAGTTGATGCGAAAATTCAAAGACCGCGATACCCAGAATAAACTGAAAGTCTATCAAGACAAAGCGGATCTCATCAGGAAAAGGAAATTGGAAGCATGGGACGATCAACAGCTTCAAGCGGAATCCCTCCGGCTGCAAAAAGAAGCAAAATCGGGTACGCCTTTGGATGAGCTGCTTGTCGATGCTTATGCGTTAGTCTGCGAGACAGCGAAGAGAAAGCTCGGATTACAGCCTTACGATGTCCAGATCATGGCTGCCATCGCTCTGCACGAGAGATTTTTGATCGAGCAGCATACCGGTGAAGGAAAAACGCTCTCCGCTGTTATGCCTGCTTATCTAAATGCGCTGACCGGCGAGGGCGTTCATGTGCTGACTTTTAACGATTATTTGGCTAATCGCGATGCGGAGTGGATGGGTCCGATCTATCGTTTCCTCGGGTTAACGGTAAGCTCGGTTCAAGCGGGCATGAGCCTGTTCGAGAAACGGGAAACGTACGCAAAGGATATAACCTATGTTACGGCTAAAGAAGCGGGATTCGATTATTTACGTGACACGATCGCACTAAACGAAGCCGATACAGTGCACCGTCCTTTCCACTACGTCATCGTCGACGAAGCGGATTCACTGCTTCTCGACGAAGCGCGGGTGCCGCTAGTCATCAGCGGCGAGTCGGGCTCCTCCAGCAACGACGGCATTCTTTTCGCAGATGTGGCTCGGCAGCTACAGCAAGTAGAGCATTACGACTTCGACGAGTTCCAACGGAACGTTTACTTGAATGAAGCAGGCGCTGCGAAAGCGGAGTCGCTGCTGGGATGCGGTAATTTGTACGATAGCCATAATAGTCATTTGTTAACGTCATTAAATTGCGCGCTGCATGTGGAATCGTTATTCAAAAAGGACGTCGATTACATCGTCCGGGATGGTAAAATCGAGCTGATCGAAGAATATACCGGCCGCGTGGCCGAGAACAGGTATTTACCGGACGGGCTGCAAGCCGCGCTTGCCACCAAAGAAGGGCTGCAGTGGAAAGACGGTGGGAAAATTCTAGGGACCATTACCATTCAACACTTCATTAGCCTGTATCCGAGGATTTGCGGAATGACGGCTACCGCACACGCTTCCGCAATGGAATTCGAAGATATTTATGTGCTGCAGGTCGTGCAAATCCCGCCGAACCGGCCAAACATACGGATCGACCATCCACACCGGATTTATACACATAAAGAAGCCAAACTGAAGGCGCTTGTACAAGAAATCTCTTCCGTCCATGCGACTGGAGGTCCAATTCTCATTGGTACGTCAAGCGTCGAGGAGTCTGACATGCTGGCGGAAGCGCTAATGGTTGCCGACGTGCCTTGCCATGTTCTGAATGCGAAAAACGACGCGAAAGAAGCCGAAATCATCGCTAAAGCGGGAGAAATCGGTGCCGTGACGGTGTCTACGAATATGGCGGGACGAGGCGTTGACATTCGGCTCGGCAAAGGCAACCCTACGCAAGCAGAAGTTGTCGCCAAGCTGGGCGGGTTGTACGTGATTGGTACACATGTGAACGAAAGCGTGCGGATCGACGACCAACTGCGGGGGCGTTCTGGCCGCCAAGGCGACCCGGGAGCTTCCGTATTTTTCGTAAGCATGGAAGACGAGTTGCTGCTTCGGTTCGGCATCAATAAAGCGATTCGTGCTCCTAGGCAAGAGGAGGCTCTCGAAGAGCCGGTGCTCCGCAGCAAAATCGCTCATATTCAACGCGTTATTATGGGTCAAAACTTCGACATCCACCAGGAACTGAACTGTTATTCGGATATGGTGGAGGATCAGAGGCGAATTCTATACGAGGAACGGCTCGGAATATTGAAAGGTGAGCAGCCGATGAGCCTTTCGGAGCAACGTGTACGGCTTTTTTATATCGACGAGTTCTGGGCAGACCATCTGGCATACGTTTCTTACCTTCGCGAAAGCATCCACTTGGAGAGCCTTGCCAGCCGCAATCCGATCGACGAATTTCATGCGCAAATCAGCCAAGCATACGAGCAAATTCCGGCAAAAATAAATAGTGAGGCGGCGAATATGCTTGTAAGGCTCGGAGGTTCGAATGATCCGGCGAAGTGGGAAAAGTTCGGTCTGAAGAGCCCTGCTTCCACTCGGACTTATATTATCAATGATCAATACATCCAGAATAAGCGCAGCTCATGGACCACAACGACCGTATTTGCTTATTGGCTTCGCACAATTACGAGGCCGATATTCAAGCTGTCAAAATTTTGA
- a CDS encoding sulfurtransferase produces the protein MTTMISKQWLLARLYEPDLVIIDCRFSMGMGDAQAGRIVYEEEHIPGAVYFDLEMDLSSPKSQHGGRHPLPDMDKFIKTLERKGINNESRIVAYDDQGGAMAARLWWLLQYIGHSATYVMNEGFSNWKKSGYPVSDKQPIRIPQTFTAEIQHGMVVNMEYVKKATVDPSTLLIDSREPNRYLGLEEPIDTVAGHIPSAINLFWKELLDDNGHWKSTAELQDHFKDIPKDQEIIVYCGSGVTACPNILGLSEAGYTRVKLYAGSWSDWISFERNPIAMGDEEERQEA, from the coding sequence TTGACAACAATGATTTCAAAACAGTGGCTACTGGCGCGTTTATATGAACCAGACCTAGTCATCATCGATTGTAGATTTAGCATGGGCATGGGAGACGCCCAAGCGGGACGTATTGTGTATGAGGAAGAACACATTCCAGGAGCAGTATACTTCGATCTAGAGATGGATCTCTCAAGCCCAAAATCACAACATGGAGGTAGACATCCTTTACCTGATATGGATAAGTTCATCAAGACTCTTGAACGCAAAGGCATTAATAATGAATCACGTATTGTTGCCTATGATGATCAAGGTGGGGCCATGGCTGCTCGCTTATGGTGGCTTCTTCAATATATAGGACATTCTGCGACATATGTTATGAATGAAGGATTCTCGAATTGGAAAAAGTCAGGATACCCTGTAAGTGATAAACAACCGATCAGAATTCCACAAACCTTCACTGCTGAAATTCAGCATGGAATGGTTGTAAATATGGAGTATGTGAAAAAAGCAACGGTTGATCCCTCCACTCTCTTGATCGATTCCAGAGAACCTAACCGCTACTTAGGACTGGAAGAACCTATTGATACTGTCGCAGGTCACATCCCAAGTGCAATCAATCTATTCTGGAAAGAACTTCTTGATGATAACGGTCATTGGAAGTCAACGGCTGAGCTACAAGATCATTTCAAGGACATTCCGAAAGATCAAGAAATCATAGTATACTGTGGATCGGGTGTTACAGCATGTCCTAATATACTCGGACTCTCAGAAGCTGGATATACAAGAGTGAAGCTGTATGCGGGTAGCTGGAGTGATTGGATTAGCTTTGAAAGGAATCCGATCGCCATGGGTGACGAAGAGGAGCGGCAAGAAGCTTAA